The Manis javanica isolate MJ-LG chromosome 6, MJ_LKY, whole genome shotgun sequence genome contains a region encoding:
- the THY1 gene encoding thy-1 membrane glycoprotein isoform X2, translated as MNPTIGIALLLTVLQVAHGQKVTSLTACLVDKSLRLDCRHDNTTTSPVQCEFSLTREKKKHVLYGSVGVPEHLYRSRTSFTNKPNIKILYLSDFTTKDEGIYTCELHLSGQPPTTSSKNVSVLRDKLVKCEGINLLAQNTPWLLLLLLSLPLLQAMDFISL; from the exons ATGAATCCCACCATCGGCATCGCTCTTCTGCTGACAG TCTTGCAGGTAGCCCATGGGCAGAAGGTCACCAGCCTGACAGCCTGCCTGGTGGATAAGAGCCTCCGTCTGGACTGCCGCCATGACAATACGACCACCTCGCCCGTGCAGTGTGAGTTCAGCCTGACCCGGGAGAAAAAGAAGCACGTGCTCTACGGCTCTGTGGGGGTGCCCGAGCACCTGTACCGCTCCCGGACCAGCTTTACCAACAAGCCCAACATCAAGATCCTCTACTTGTCTGACTTCACCACCAAGGATGAGGGGATATACACATGTGAGCTCCACCTCTCTGGCCAGCCTCCCACCACCTCCAGCAAGAATGTCTCTGTGCTCAGAG ACAAACTGGTCAAGTGTGAGGGCATAAACCTGCTGGCCCAGAACACGCCCTGGCTCCTGCTGCTCCTGCTCTCACTGCCCCTCCTGCAGGCCATGGATTTCATCTCCCTGTGA
- the THY1 gene encoding thy-1 membrane glycoprotein isoform X1, with amino-acid sequence MNPTIGIALLLTGALLVPVLQVAHGQKVTSLTACLVDKSLRLDCRHDNTTTSPVQCEFSLTREKKKHVLYGSVGVPEHLYRSRTSFTNKPNIKILYLSDFTTKDEGIYTCELHLSGQPPTTSSKNVSVLRDKLVKCEGINLLAQNTPWLLLLLLSLPLLQAMDFISL; translated from the exons ATGAATCCCACCATCGGCATCGCTCTTCTGCTGACAG GGGCACTGCTGGTGCCAGTCTTGCAGGTAGCCCATGGGCAGAAGGTCACCAGCCTGACAGCCTGCCTGGTGGATAAGAGCCTCCGTCTGGACTGCCGCCATGACAATACGACCACCTCGCCCGTGCAGTGTGAGTTCAGCCTGACCCGGGAGAAAAAGAAGCACGTGCTCTACGGCTCTGTGGGGGTGCCCGAGCACCTGTACCGCTCCCGGACCAGCTTTACCAACAAGCCCAACATCAAGATCCTCTACTTGTCTGACTTCACCACCAAGGATGAGGGGATATACACATGTGAGCTCCACCTCTCTGGCCAGCCTCCCACCACCTCCAGCAAGAATGTCTCTGTGCTCAGAG ACAAACTGGTCAAGTGTGAGGGCATAAACCTGCTGGCCCAGAACACGCCCTGGCTCCTGCTGCTCCTGCTCTCACTGCCCCTCCTGCAGGCCATGGATTTCATCTCCCTGTGA